A section of the Carya illinoinensis cultivar Pawnee chromosome 12, C.illinoinensisPawnee_v1, whole genome shotgun sequence genome encodes:
- the LOC122289278 gene encoding E3 ubiquitin-protein ligase BIG BROTHER-like: protein MGVAPEHLDRVSSDISKVAHLRMVARSLRSSIVVDIVHAEAVMVQEVDDDEDHDESDTVEHDDEDNNYESDSDSPMDTLAATKSSIEALEKVILEEGMGENCMICMEGYEGGMEVTRTPSSHIFHGDCIVKWFQTSHLCPLCRHPRPSSD, encoded by the coding sequence ATGGGTGTCGCCCCCGAGCATCTAGATCGGGTATCATCAGATATATCAAAGGTGGCTCATCTCCGAATGGTTGCAAGAAGCTTACGGTCGTCTATTGTTGTGGACATAGTTCACGCTGAGGCAGTCATGGTGCaggaggttgatgatgatgaggacCATGATGAGTCAGACACTGTGGAGCATGATGATGAAGACAACAACTATGAGTCCGATTCTGACTCTCCGATGGATACCTTGGCGGCGACGAAATCTTCGATTGAGGCATTGGAGAAGGTAATCCTGGAAGAAGGGATGGGAGAGAACTGCATGATATGCATGGAAGGGTACGAGGGTGGGATGGAAGTCACTCGGACGCCTAGCTCCCATATCTTTCATGGAGATTGCATTGTCAAGTGGTTTCAGACAAGTCACCTGTGTCCTCTGTGCCGACACCCGAGGCCATCATCAGACTAG